The Mycobacteriales bacterium genome includes a region encoding these proteins:
- a CDS encoding iron-containing redox enzyme family protein: protein MTTDQFFRRPALRAGVATTRDGETFRLEYRLQGCTLTVPEPAGDQFARLLSSLSEGASEADLAAGAPGFRDRMPELLRQLDHLGLLTEGADLGTAAGHTGTQLYGDVRRHCGAFLKTAAGSRFERAATSGDIEVSQLIGYAIEYYHVVRMSPGLIGPSLAHAGSRRSQRLLESFLQSEIGHDRLLASALASVGVTEDELLRVVPLPATFAVCATLGVFAAQDPLSFKAALFLFEEPTPEFQRALAAAARGLELPDEFTEPLLRHANLNEDYGHDDMSRELLADVPFVSDEERLVVLRNVLGLAELLVRLEDEILDHYAGGTAIDARMPR, encoded by the coding sequence ATGACCACCGACCAGTTCTTCCGGCGTCCGGCGCTGCGGGCGGGCGTCGCCACTACCCGCGACGGGGAGACGTTCCGGCTCGAGTACCGGCTCCAGGGCTGCACGCTCACGGTTCCGGAACCGGCGGGGGATCAGTTCGCCCGGCTGCTCAGCAGCCTGTCCGAGGGAGCGTCAGAGGCCGACCTTGCCGCCGGTGCCCCGGGGTTCCGGGACCGGATGCCGGAGCTGCTGCGGCAGCTCGACCACCTCGGGCTGCTGACGGAGGGCGCGGACCTGGGCACGGCGGCCGGTCATACGGGCACCCAGCTCTACGGAGACGTCCGACGCCATTGCGGCGCGTTCCTCAAGACGGCGGCCGGCTCTCGGTTCGAACGAGCCGCCACGAGCGGCGACATCGAGGTGAGTCAGCTCATCGGCTACGCGATCGAGTACTACCACGTCGTCCGGATGAGCCCTGGGCTCATCGGGCCGTCGCTCGCGCATGCCGGGTCCCGCCGCTCGCAGCGGTTGCTCGAGTCGTTCCTCCAGTCGGAGATAGGCCATGACCGGCTGCTGGCGTCGGCGCTGGCCAGCGTCGGCGTCACGGAGGACGAGCTGCTCCGGGTGGTTCCGCTGCCGGCGACCTTCGCCGTCTGCGCCACGCTGGGCGTTTTCGCCGCGCAGGACCCCCTCAGCTTCAAGGCCGCGCTCTTCCTGTTCGAGGAGCCCACGCCCGAGTTCCAGCGGGCGCTCGCGGCGGCGGCGCGGGGCCTCGAGCTGCCGGACGAGTTCACCGAGCCGCTGCTCCGGCACGCGAACCTCAACGAGGACTACGGCCACGACGACATGTCGCGCGAGCTTCTGGCCGACGTGCCGTTCGTGTCGGACGAGGAACGTCTTGTCGTGCTCCGCAACGTGCTCGGGCTTGCAGAGCTGCTGGTGCGGCTCGAGGACGAAATTCTCGACCATTACGCCGGCGGCACCGCCATCGACGCACGGATGCCGCGATGA
- a CDS encoding YdeI/OmpD-associated family protein → MPLDLLTFDGVEALRAWAAAHAAEAGEAWLVLERVRYGAPVPALRFAPAAEVLAEHGLVPGERAAVDADRYAVRFAPGKVKARRAPAWAEGPHEEPVLSAEYDERLRTDPAAWAFFEQQPPRYRRAAIWWVMSGKAEATRERRIAALVEACAAGERVPALVRNL, encoded by the coding sequence GTGCCGCTCGACCTGCTGACGTTCGACGGCGTCGAGGCGTTGCGGGCCTGGGCCGCCGCGCACGCCGCCGAGGCGGGCGAGGCGTGGCTCGTGCTCGAACGCGTCCGCTACGGCGCGCCCGTGCCCGCGCTGCGGTTCGCGCCCGCGGCCGAGGTGCTCGCCGAGCACGGCCTGGTGCCGGGCGAGCGCGCGGCCGTCGACGCCGACCGGTACGCGGTGCGGTTCGCGCCCGGGAAGGTCAAGGCGCGGCGCGCGCCGGCGTGGGCGGAGGGGCCGCACGAGGAGCCGGTGCTGTCGGCGGAGTACGACGAGCGGCTGCGCACCGACCCGGCGGCGTGGGCGTTCTTCGAGCAGCAGCCGCCGCGCTACCGCCGGGCGGCGATCTGGTGGGTGATGAGCGGCAAGGCGGAGGCGACGCGCGAACGCCGCATCGCGGCGCTGGTGGAGGCGTGCGCGGCGGGCGAGCGCGTCCCCGCGCTGGTCCGCAACCTGTAG
- a CDS encoding sigma-70 family RNA polymerase sigma factor: MESVERRRWQLVLPHRTYLVRIALSRGMSRDDAEDCAQEAMVRCVGFANLDEARVVEFLAATTMRLCADRYRAHAHDAKVGRKLVPWFVDEPSPEEAACNRGEAAWVARHVAALPESQRVALVAKADGLSCHEIAARMGLSYKAVESLLSRARAYVRAAVATAWVLVARLRRRGAGLRLDTPAVAVAMAAFVSSAALGPGGPATALPPAPAAARPPRAAAPPRRPLAPAVTPFRVTAEAAAPAPAPVPQPAAPDPVASPDPRPTLPIPTAIPTDPCDARVPHVDTCVPLDRYEPGAGLHRCLEYGPSVSSRGVSCRPS, translated from the coding sequence GTGGAGTCCGTCGAGCGGCGGCGGTGGCAGCTCGTGCTGCCGCACCGCACGTACCTCGTGCGCATCGCGCTGAGCCGCGGCATGTCCCGCGACGACGCGGAGGACTGCGCGCAGGAGGCGATGGTGCGTTGCGTCGGCTTCGCGAACCTCGACGAGGCGCGGGTCGTGGAGTTTCTCGCCGCCACGACCATGCGGCTGTGCGCCGACCGGTACCGCGCGCACGCGCACGACGCGAAGGTCGGCCGCAAGCTGGTGCCGTGGTTCGTGGACGAGCCGTCGCCCGAGGAGGCCGCGTGCAACCGCGGCGAGGCGGCCTGGGTCGCGCGCCACGTCGCCGCGCTGCCCGAGTCGCAGCGGGTCGCGCTCGTCGCGAAGGCCGACGGTCTGAGCTGCCACGAGATCGCGGCGCGCATGGGGCTGTCGTACAAGGCCGTCGAGTCGCTGCTGTCCCGCGCCCGCGCCTACGTGCGTGCCGCCGTCGCCACCGCCTGGGTGCTGGTCGCGCGGCTGCGCCGGCGCGGCGCCGGACTGCGGCTGGACACGCCCGCGGTCGCGGTGGCGATGGCGGCGTTCGTCAGCAGTGCCGCGCTCGGCCCGGGCGGTCCGGCGACCGCGCTGCCCCCGGCACCGGCCGCCGCCCGGCCGCCGCGCGCCGCCGCGCCGCCCCGCCGGCCGCTCGCGCCCGCCGTGACGCCGTTCCGGGTCACGGCCGAGGCGGCGGCGCCCGCTCCGGCGCCGGTCCCGCAACCGGCCGCACCCGACCCGGTCGCCTCGCCGGACCCGCGGCCCACGCTGCCGATCCCGACCGCCATCCCCACGGACCCGTGCGACGCGCGCGTGCCGCACGTCGACACCTGCGTCCCCCTCGACCGTTACGAGCCCGGCGCCGGCCTGCACCGGTGCCTCGAGTACGGCCCCAGCGTGTCCTCCCGCGGTGTGAGCTGCCGCCCGTCCTGA